A region from the Candidatus Hydrogenedentota bacterium genome encodes:
- a CDS encoding HAD-IA family hydrolase: MEKYGLIFDMDGVLADTEALIARASIEMFRELYDAELTADDFRPFIGTGAVRYVEGPAEALGIRIELERALEVRLNNFQKLLDAGECQACPGAVELVEAAARSGEWKLAIATSSPRPKAMPTLEAAGIPVEMFSEIITGDMVTHKKPHPEIYEAAQRAVGFAKENCVVIEDAVTGVTSAKAAGLKCIAVTNSFRRDELAEADIVLGSLEDVNLGLLRRLVGD, encoded by the coding sequence ATGGAGAAGTACGGCCTGATTTTCGATATGGATGGTGTCCTCGCGGACACGGAAGCCTTGATCGCGCGCGCGAGCATCGAGATGTTTCGCGAGCTGTACGATGCGGAACTGACCGCGGACGATTTTCGGCCATTCATCGGAACGGGTGCGGTGCGCTACGTAGAAGGGCCGGCGGAGGCGCTGGGAATTCGAATCGAGTTGGAGCGCGCGCTTGAAGTGCGGCTGAATAACTTCCAGAAGCTGCTCGACGCGGGCGAGTGTCAGGCGTGCCCCGGCGCCGTGGAATTGGTAGAGGCCGCGGCGCGCAGCGGCGAATGGAAACTCGCAATCGCAACGTCCAGTCCCCGCCCCAAAGCCATGCCCACGTTGGAAGCCGCGGGCATCCCTGTGGAGATGTTTTCCGAAATCATTACGGGGGACATGGTCACGCACAAGAAACCGCACCCGGAGATTTACGAGGCTGCGCAGCGCGCAGTAGGGTTCGCGAAGGAAAACTGCGTTGTAATCGAAGATGCCGTCACCGGCGTGACCTCGGCAAAGGCGGCGGGCCTGAAGTGCATCGCGGTAACGAACAGTTTTCGGCGCGACGAATTGGCAGAGGCCGACATTGTCTTGGGTTCACTCGAGGACGTCAATCTCGGGCTGCTGCGGCGGTTGGTCGGAGACTGA
- a CDS encoding acetylxylan esterase produces the protein MRSSREFVAHQKRRREELWSLLGDLPERRTPTAKVLHVEQLQGYKLEHLILDLNGIQPVPALMLIPDNIKTPAPAVQYIHWHGGDYFVGKHELLRGTSAMRAYAPVYAQKGIVALAIDSWCFGERAPYPNDGGRGEGDTFKEMIWKGQVLFGMMMFDEWQALNYLCSRPEVDEKRIGSFGISMGSTKSWWLAALDERIKVCMDLCCLTDFEALLAEHGQYRHGIYYYVPSLLKHFQTHDINELIVPRPRLSLNGRKDGLTPPHGVERVRDYLYPLYKQYGRERDCRIELFDCGHEELPEMRAIILDWLDTYLVNA, from the coding sequence ATGCGTTCATCCCGCGAATTCGTCGCGCACCAAAAGAGGCGCCGGGAGGAATTGTGGTCGCTTCTGGGCGATTTGCCGGAGCGGCGAACGCCCACGGCAAAGGTCCTCCACGTCGAACAGTTGCAGGGGTACAAGCTCGAACATCTCATTCTCGACTTGAATGGCATTCAACCCGTTCCGGCGCTGATGCTCATTCCGGATAACATCAAGACGCCTGCGCCCGCGGTGCAATACATCCATTGGCATGGGGGCGACTACTTCGTCGGCAAACACGAACTGTTGCGCGGCACGAGCGCGATGCGGGCCTATGCGCCGGTCTACGCGCAAAAGGGAATCGTCGCGCTGGCGATCGACAGTTGGTGTTTCGGCGAGCGCGCGCCTTATCCCAATGATGGCGGACGAGGCGAGGGCGATACGTTCAAGGAGATGATCTGGAAAGGCCAAGTCCTCTTCGGGATGATGATGTTCGACGAGTGGCAGGCGCTCAATTACTTGTGTTCGCGACCCGAGGTGGACGAAAAGCGCATCGGTTCCTTCGGCATCTCGATGGGATCGACCAAGTCATGGTGGTTGGCCGCCCTGGACGAACGCATCAAGGTCTGCATGGATCTCTGTTGCCTCACGGATTTCGAGGCGCTGCTCGCCGAGCACGGCCAGTACCGCCACGGAATCTACTACTACGTGCCGAGCCTGCTGAAACATTTTCAAACGCATGACATCAACGAACTGATTGTGCCGCGACCGCGATTAAGTCTTAATGGCCGGAAGGACGGCCTCACCCCGCCTCACGGAGTCGAGCGCGTGCGTGACTATCTGTACCCGCTCTACAAACAATATGGCCGCGAAAGAGACTGCCGCATCGAGTTGTTTGATTGCGGCCACGAAGAGTTGCCGGAGATGCGCGCAATCATTCTCGATTGGCTCGACACGTACTTGGTGAACGCATAG
- a CDS encoding glycosyltransferase: MARFSVVIPAYNEEKFLPRTIASIRRAEAALGEKVEIIVSDNLSTDRTKEVARELGAMVVDEHVRCISAVRNRGARAATGEILVFVDADDSMSENMLVEVRSIMDSGRYVGGGARNTAYDRKSLGITTTHGLLQFRLWVEGISLFLFFTRKETFDAIGGYNVNMKVGEDYEIAVRLRRHGEARGKKFANVTTATLVKSSRKFNEYGDWATFRHPIMAIKAILNRPDAIHEIWYKARRESPAAEQFDTHESQRVSPDSILGKGAKPGYAECTPSAPSRVSVERE; encoded by the coding sequence ATGGCCAGGTTTTCAGTAGTTATCCCTGCGTACAATGAGGAAAAGTTTTTACCTCGCACAATCGCTTCTATTCGCAGGGCCGAGGCGGCTCTCGGGGAAAAAGTCGAGATCATCGTGTCCGATAACCTGAGCACGGATCGAACCAAGGAAGTCGCCCGAGAACTGGGAGCGATGGTGGTTGACGAGCACGTGCGCTGCATCTCCGCCGTTCGCAACCGGGGTGCGCGGGCGGCGACGGGAGAAATCCTCGTGTTCGTGGACGCGGACGATTCGATGTCGGAGAACATGTTGGTTGAGGTGCGGTCGATTATGGATAGCGGGCGTTATGTTGGCGGCGGCGCGCGCAACACGGCGTATGATCGCAAGAGCCTCGGGATTACGACGACGCACGGGCTCCTGCAATTTCGGCTTTGGGTCGAGGGGATCTCGTTGTTTCTCTTCTTTACGCGAAAAGAAACGTTCGACGCGATTGGCGGCTACAATGTGAATATGAAGGTTGGCGAGGATTATGAGATCGCGGTGAGACTGCGCCGGCACGGCGAAGCACGGGGCAAGAAGTTTGCGAACGTGACGACGGCCACGTTGGTGAAATCGTCCCGCAAGTTTAACGAATACGGCGATTGGGCGACGTTCCGCCATCCGATCATGGCAATCAAGGCGATCTTGAACCGGCCTGACGCGATCCACGAGATTTGGTACAAGGCGCGCCGTGAATCGCCGGCAGCAGAACAATTCGACACGCACGAGTCCCAGCGTGTCAGCCCCGATTCGATTCTGGGTAAAGGTGCGAAGCCCGGCTACGCCGAGTGCACACCATCCGCGCCGTCGCGGGTATCCGTCGAGCGGGAGTGA